In the Deltaproteobacteria bacterium genome, one interval contains:
- a CDS encoding glycosyltransferase family 2 protein, with protein sequence MEEKIHNEPPKTLVVIPAFNEQGRVGGVVRRVRLAAPFAQVLVVDDASCDKTGQEAREAGARVIRHPFNLGYGAAVKTGLLVARAENFHFVVHMDGDGQHEPDSMAGLLDAVREGGVDVAIGSRFLGGGSYRVPLLRRAGMLIFGRIVSVATGRRLTDPTSGFAALSRRAVSLFCQSDHYPADFPDADVIIMAHRAGLKVSESPVKMYESPPEKKSMHDGLAPLYYVFKMFLSVFLALVREKPPENRDL encoded by the coding sequence ATGGAAGAAAAAATCCATAACGAGCCCCCAAAAACCCTGGTGGTGATACCGGCCTTCAACGAACAGGGCCGGGTTGGCGGTGTGGTGCGACGGGTGCGCCTTGCCGCGCCTTTCGCCCAGGTTCTCGTGGTGGATGACGCAAGCTGCGACAAAACCGGGCAGGAGGCCCGCGAGGCCGGGGCCAGGGTCATCCGGCACCCCTTCAACCTGGGTTACGGGGCTGCCGTGAAAACAGGCCTTCTGGTTGCGCGGGCCGAGAATTTCCACTTCGTGGTGCACATGGACGGCGACGGCCAGCACGAGCCGGACTCCATGGCGGGGCTTCTGGACGCGGTGCGGGAGGGCGGCGTGGACGTCGCCATAGGAAGCCGGTTTCTGGGCGGGGGCTCCTACCGGGTTCCCCTCCTGCGCAGGGCCGGAATGCTGATCTTCGGGCGCATCGTGTCCGTGGCAACCGGACGCCGCCTCACCGACCCCACCTCCGGCTTCGCGGCCCTAAGCCGCCGCGCCGTCAGCCTGTTCTGCCAAAGCGATCACTACCCTGCGGACTTTCCCGACGCGGACGTCATCATAATGGCCCACAGGGCGGGCCTTAAGGTCAGCGAGTCGCCGGTTAAAATGTACGAGAGCCCGCCGGAAAAAAAGTCCATGCACGACGGCCTTGCGCCCCTCTATTACGTCTTCAAGATGTTCCTCAGCGTATTCCTGGCGCTTGTGCGGGAAAAGCCGCCGGAAAACCGGGATTTGTGA
- a CDS encoding PocR ligand-binding domain-containing protein, translated as MKLTDLMPEDDWAALEDELTARFGLQSTAYNPDGFSVTGRSVFVSRLCEALKSRPTALSTICAAANLNFMAEAKATGCAVIAECDAGLVKVAVPVFVDGLFLGTVGGCGKLPEGGEAEEFLIAKTTGLTEGEVTCLCRDTGEVGREKLKEMAGFITSRLAEILSRAKNSGRI; from the coding sequence ATGAAGCTGACCGATCTCATGCCGGAAGATGACTGGGCCGCGCTGGAAGACGAGCTTACCGCCCGCTTCGGGCTCCAGTCCACCGCGTACAACCCGGACGGGTTCAGCGTAACCGGGCGCAGCGTTTTTGTGAGCCGCCTGTGCGAGGCCCTCAAAAGCCGTCCCACAGCGCTTTCCACCATCTGCGCCGCCGCAAACTTGAACTTCATGGCCGAGGCGAAGGCCACCGGCTGCGCCGTAATCGCCGAGTGCGACGCGGGGCTTGTGAAGGTGGCGGTCCCGGTTTTCGTGGATGGCCTGTTCCTGGGCACGGTGGGCGGATGCGGAAAACTGCCCGAAGGAGGCGAGGCGGAGGAATTCCTCATCGCAAAGACCACCGGCCTGACAGAAGGCGAGGTGACCTGCCTGTGCCGGGACACGGGCGAGGTCGGAAGGGAAAAGCTTAAGGAAATGGCCGGTTTCATAACATCCAGGCTGGCGGAAATTCTAAGCCGCGCGAAAAATTCCGGGCGGATATGA
- a CDS encoding DUF2304 domain-containing protein encodes MTPRQKIFALSIGIAIFFVILRLVYTRKLREEYSWLWLSTGCAIIGLVVYYDSLVFLTALIGAVLPTTTLFLCGMLFLVLLNLHFSIRISGLTDEVRRLAQVVAILEEKGAAPQESAEKSE; translated from the coding sequence ATGACTCCGCGCCAGAAGATTTTCGCCCTGTCCATCGGTATCGCCATATTCTTCGTGATACTGCGCCTTGTTTACACCCGGAAACTTCGGGAGGAATACAGCTGGCTGTGGCTTTCCACTGGATGCGCCATCATAGGGCTTGTGGTGTATTACGACTCCCTGGTCTTTCTCACCGCCCTCATAGGGGCAGTCCTGCCTACCACCACGCTGTTTCTGTGCGGCATGTTGTTCCTGGTGCTTCTGAACCTTCATTTTTCCATAAGGATTTCGGGCCTCACGGACGAGGTGCGGCGGCTGGCCCAGGTGGTCGCCATCCTGGAGGAAAAGGGCGCAGCCCCGCAGGAATCTGCCGAGAAATCGGAATAG